TGTTGCTAAGGATCTCGGTACCCGAATCCATCCAGTTATATGGCAATGAAGTGCTGCTCATGCAAGTATGGATGAATCTGCTGGGTAATGCCGTGAATCATCTTCCACAGGGGAGAAGCATCGAGATTCGTGCAGAAGAGACCAATGCCCAGTGCGTAATCTATATTCGGGATACAGGAGATGGGATTGCGGCAGAGCATTTGCCTTTCCTGTTTGATCGTTTCTACCGAGTAGACCGTGCGAGAGAGCGATCTTCCGGCCGAACCGGGCTTGGGCTTGCCATTGTGCAGAAAATTATTCGCATCCATGACGGCACGATTGAGGTCTCCAGTTCGTCAGAAGGAACGGTCTTTACCGTGACGCTCCCGCAGATGTAATCTGTTATTCATTTGCCGTTCATTTTCGCCTCCTATACTTGGGTTATCAAGAGGAGGTCAGAGAATATGTACTTGGCTATTAGAGAGATGAGGTTTGCCAAAGGGCGATATGCATTAATTGCTACAATTATGGTGCTTGTATCATTTTTGGTTTTGTTTGTCACAGGTCTGGCACAGGGGCTTGCGTATGATAACGCGGCATCCATCAAAAATATGGCAGCAACCCATTTTGTTCTGGAGCAGGATTCGAATCATCGGTTTACCCGCTCCCAGGTGAATCAGGACCAGCTGGAGCAGACACGCTCCGTTGTGGGGCAAGAGAACGCTGAACCGCTGGGTGTGAAAATGACAACGGTCAGTCCAGCTGGTGACACGAAGAAGATTGATGTAACGCTATTCATGGTGAACCCGGAAGGCTGGCTGGCTCCAACCGTAACGGAAGGCTCTCCAATCACGGATCTGAAAGACGGGCAGGTTGTAGTGGATCAAAAGCTGTCTGAATCTGGCGTGAGGATTGGAACGGAACTGGTCGATCAAGCCTCGGGAACGAAGTGGACCGTGGGTGGATTTGTGGAAAATGAGTCCTTCAGTCACTCACCGGTTGTGTTTCTGAACGAGCAGGAATGGCTCGCTATTCAAGAAGGTTCTCGTACTTCGCAAGGGACAGCAGACTCCAATGCTCCGGAATACAGTGCGATTGCCGTTAAAGATGCAGGTGAGAAGGTAGACAGCCTCAGTTCCGCTTTGCCGAATACGGAAGTAATTACGAAGTCCGATGCGGTATCGGCCATTCCTGGGTACAAGGAAGAGCAGGGCTCACTACTCATGATGATTGCCTTTTTATTTGTTATCTCGGCGTTTGTGCTTGCGGTATTCTTCTACGTCATCACGATTCAGAAAACGAGTCAATTTGGTATTTTGAAAGCCATTGGGACGCGAAATTCATATTTGGCGGGCAGTGTTTCGTTGCAAGTATTGCTTCTGTCCATCGGCAGTCTGGTGATCAGTGTGCTGTTGGTTCAGCTGTTTGAATCGATCTTGCCAGCTTCGATGCCGTTTCAATTAGGCTTGTCCACCCTGGCACTAACGTGTGTGTTATTCGTGGTGATGTCTATGGCGGGTTCGCTATTCTCGGTGTGGAAGGTTA
This window of the Paenibacillus marchantiae genome carries:
- a CDS encoding ABC transporter permease translates to MYLAIREMRFAKGRYALIATIMVLVSFLVLFVTGLAQGLAYDNAASIKNMAATHFVLEQDSNHRFTRSQVNQDQLEQTRSVVGQENAEPLGVKMTTVSPAGDTKKIDVTLFMVNPEGWLAPTVTEGSPITDLKDGQVVVDQKLSESGVRIGTELVDQASGTKWTVGGFVENESFSHSPVVFLNEQEWLAIQEGSRTSQGTADSNAPEYSAIAVKDAGEKVDSLSSALPNTEVITKSDAVSAIPGYKEEQGSLLMMIAFLFVISAFVLAVFFYVITIQKTSQFGILKAIGTRNSYLAGSVSLQVLLLSIGSLVISVLLVQLFESILPASMPFQLGLSTLALTCVLFVVMSMAGSLFSVWKVTKIDALDAIGRTAA